A single Kitasatospora kifunensis DNA region contains:
- a CDS encoding helix-turn-helix domain-containing protein → MTTFGEMLLELRRAAGLTQEELAEAAGLAARSIRDLERGQRGRPQRRTAQLLVSALGLADADAAALLAAGRSGRRVVPPADDGVTESDLLDRRSQLAVLECAAGAARAGRGAVVLVRASAGMGKTSLVNVLDEGPLALVIDDVHWADLPSVRWLE, encoded by the coding sequence GTGACGACGTTCGGTGAGATGTTGCTGGAGTTACGCCGGGCTGCGGGACTGACGCAGGAGGAGCTTGCCGAGGCCGCCGGGTTGGCGGCCCGGTCGATCCGGGATCTGGAGCGGGGCCAGCGCGGGCGGCCGCAGCGTCGCACGGCGCAGTTGCTGGTGTCGGCGTTGGGGCTGGCCGACGCCGACGCCGCCGCGTTGCTCGCGGCCGGGCGTTCCGGTCGCCGCGTGGTTCCTCCCGCCGATGACGGTGTGACGGAATCCGACCTGCTCGATCGCCGCAGCCAACTGGCGGTACTGGAGTGTGCGGCTGGCGCGGCCCGGGCGGGCCGGGGCGCGGTGGTGCTGGTGCGGGCGAGCGCGGGGATGGGGAAGACCTCGCTGGTGAATGTCCTGGATGAAGGGCCACTCGCTCTGGTGATCGACGACGTGCACTGGGCGGACCTCCCGTCCGTCCGATGGTTGGAGTAG